In one window of Hevea brasiliensis isolate MT/VB/25A 57/8 chromosome 10, ASM3005281v1, whole genome shotgun sequence DNA:
- the LOC131169355 gene encoding uncharacterized protein LOC131169355 has translation MAPYEALYGRKYRTPLCWTELGEDKLVGPELVKQTEEKVKLIKTNLKSASDRHKSYADLKRKDIEYEVREKVFLMGSPWKKVLRFGRKGKLSPTFIGPSEVIEHVGLGAYRLALPPELDKIHNVFHVSILRRYRLDPSHVISMEEIKKQLDSTYEEEPMRILAREIKKL, from the coding sequence atggctccatatgaggcactgtatgggagaaagtaCAGAACACCGTTGTGTTGGacagaattgggtgaagataaacttgtGGGGCCAgaactagtgaaacagactgaggaaaaggtgaaattgaTCAAAACTAATTTGAAATctgcctcagacagacataagtcatatgctgacttgaagaggaAGGACATAGAATATGAAGTACGTGAAAAGGTATTCTTGATGGGTTCGCCATGGAAGAAGGtgttgagatttggtagaaagggtaaATTAAGCCCTACGTTTATTGGCCCATCTGAAGTCATTGAGCATGTGGGTCTaggagcctataggctagctttaccaccagagctggataagatccataacgTGTTCCATGTTTCGATTCTGAGGAGATATAGattagacccttcacatgtcatttcaatgGAGGAAATTAAAAAACAACTAGAttcgacatatgaagaggaacccatgaggatcctggctcgagaaatTAAAAAACTgtga